A window of the Gammaproteobacteria bacterium genome harbors these coding sequences:
- a CDS encoding S8 family serine peptidase, giving the protein MPPSQTQGKNDRPITTVGATSPVLVPARGRRRHSLGSASGRTPWFSGCYCAKPGSCLAAVFHGIRVCAVASVHGHRILVRDAFPQGACGALRRRDLPGSYCIAGPILPDRIRSLASILCALASQHSRRALKRASTGVRQDCPRRRRSRFLRETRLCDHLPAGSRPSSRRHSQTGGRSRPAQGDHPALRAENQVAIARPAVPAGVPDPAGSAFRIGALAACLLLGACGGGGSDPQVVVSLVAPSPAEIPEADNRKVTVTVGVNSREHRGLVVPLLLSGTATRDYDYVASSDSIVVPPAAAGGSMTVDVFRDFESEGDETITISLGTIRGTAQPGSASSITITVVDGEAAQIDKTPDESSFEPGILPFSFAVTETSFDFVVLLLDAGESSSRLIAEWSSDRNFAGGGNPVGALDIPPFDPEIPVFLQPYEFRLPLDRLAPNGHYYIRVYPDAVVPEGGEAGFFSFATDAQGKVVTRCGGDAQTVDGVGPDPLFAEQWHLQNTGQRAFSRNPGVPGADLGMTEAIANGWNGAGVKLAVVDSGLEICHPDLMANVEAGKSYHFGWEQSSGASPTDPFNVNIHGDHGTGVAGVAAAVANNGLGGRGVAPEISIRGFNPATANVLDLGPALLRSLGASDNQPDSAGADIFNMSFGSDSPSNSDEDFERLVKMGTSELRSGRGALYVKAAGNEFSFCGAPHPLNAEIGCFASNADPDQNLPYLINVGAFNAADRKSSYSNAGANLWVVAPGGEDGAEHPAMITADQQGSEAGFNSSEDPLGDNRTLNPNGDYMANFGGTSSAAPSAAGAIAAMLGVNPGLTWRDVKHILATTARRIDPGRAEVRAAFKGQPYVAQHAWQENAAGYHYHNWYGFGAIALDDAVALAADYTPDGLGTFEETRWFPPDSGDQPLPIPDEAGGGVTDTLTVSELPDWANIEAVTLEISVDHSYSADLGVTITSPGGTESIVNPPFNVLLNQFPGLFEWRLLSNAFYGENPNGEWKINVVDLAPDDTGSLTSWRLRFHYGDHP; this is encoded by the coding sequence ATGCCCCCCTCGCAGACTCAGGGGAAAAATGACCGCCCGATCACGACTGTCGGCGCCACTTCTCCTGTCCTGGTGCCTGCTCGCGGTCGCCGCAGGCATTCCCTCGGAAGCGCAAGCGGACGTACCCCCTGGTTTTCAGGCTGTTATTGCGCAAAACCGGGAAGTTGTCTTGCTGCCGTCTTCCACGGCATCCGGGTATGTGCAGTCGCAAGCGTGCATGGTCACCGGATCCTCGTACGAGACGCGTTCCCTCAGGGTGCATGTGGTGCATTGCGCAGGCGAGACCTACCGGGCAGCTACTGCATTGCAGGGCCCATTCTCCCGGATCGCATTCGATCCCTCGCGTCGATCCTTTGCGCGCTTGCTTCCCAGCATTCGCGTCGAGCTCTCAAGCGAGCGTCAACTGGAGTCCGCCAAGACTGTCCTCGGCGCCGAAGAAGCCGATTTCTTCGGGAAACTCGGCTTTGCGATCATCTACCTGCCGGAAGCCGTCCATCCTCTCGACGCCATAGCCAAACTGGCGGGAGGTCCCGGCCGGCACAAGGCGACCATCCGGCTCTCCGGGCCGAGAATCAAGTGGCGATAGCGCGGCCGGCTGTTCCTGCTGGAGTACCTGACCCGGCTGGATCGGCATTCCGGATCGGTGCGCTTGCCGCCTGCCTCCTTCTCGGCGCGTGCGGGGGCGGCGGATCCGATCCGCAGGTAGTCGTATCGCTGGTGGCGCCGTCGCCGGCCGAAATCCCCGAAGCCGACAACCGGAAGGTTACGGTTACCGTTGGAGTGAATTCCAGGGAGCACCGCGGTCTGGTCGTACCGCTCCTCCTCTCGGGCACGGCCACCCGGGACTACGATTACGTGGCCAGTTCCGACTCCATCGTCGTGCCCCCAGCGGCTGCTGGCGGCAGTATGACTGTGGATGTTTTTCGGGACTTTGAATCGGAAGGAGACGAAACTATCACGATCAGCCTCGGGACCATCAGGGGAACCGCCCAACCCGGATCGGCGTCCAGTATCACGATTACGGTCGTCGACGGAGAGGCGGCGCAAATCGACAAGACTCCTGACGAGTCAAGCTTCGAGCCGGGCATCCTCCCCTTCAGTTTCGCCGTCACGGAGACGTCGTTTGATTTCGTGGTACTGCTCCTGGACGCGGGCGAGTCGTCTTCCCGCCTGATCGCGGAGTGGTCAAGCGACAGGAACTTTGCCGGCGGCGGCAACCCTGTCGGCGCCCTGGATATTCCGCCGTTCGATCCGGAAATTCCGGTTTTTCTTCAACCCTACGAGTTTCGATTGCCGCTGGACCGCCTGGCGCCGAACGGACACTACTACATCCGGGTGTACCCGGACGCGGTCGTGCCGGAAGGCGGCGAAGCGGGATTTTTCTCGTTTGCGACGGATGCGCAAGGCAAGGTTGTGACGCGGTGCGGGGGCGACGCGCAAACCGTTGACGGGGTGGGGCCGGATCCATTGTTCGCGGAACAATGGCACTTGCAAAACACCGGACAGAGAGCATTCTCGCGAAATCCGGGCGTCCCCGGCGCCGATCTGGGAATGACCGAAGCGATTGCGAACGGTTGGAATGGCGCCGGGGTCAAGCTGGCCGTGGTGGACTCCGGACTGGAAATCTGCCATCCCGACCTGATGGCCAACGTCGAGGCAGGCAAGTCGTATCACTTCGGATGGGAACAGAGCTCAGGCGCGTCGCCCACCGATCCGTTCAACGTGAACATACACGGCGATCATGGAACGGGCGTCGCGGGCGTTGCGGCAGCCGTGGCCAATAACGGCCTGGGCGGCCGCGGGGTGGCGCCGGAGATAAGCATCCGGGGGTTCAATCCCGCAACGGCCAATGTGCTGGATTTGGGACCGGCCTTGCTGCGAAGCCTCGGGGCGAGCGACAACCAACCCGATTCGGCCGGCGCGGACATCTTCAACATGAGCTTCGGATCGGATTCGCCTTCGAATTCCGACGAGGATTTTGAGCGGCTCGTGAAAATGGGAACAAGCGAGCTTCGGTCCGGCCGGGGGGCGCTTTATGTCAAGGCGGCGGGCAACGAGTTCAGCTTTTGCGGCGCGCCGCATCCGCTCAATGCGGAAATCGGATGTTTTGCCAGCAACGCCGATCCCGATCAAAATCTTCCTTACCTGATCAATGTCGGCGCCTTCAACGCCGCGGACAGGAAGTCGTCTTATTCGAACGCGGGCGCCAATCTGTGGGTCGTTGCGCCCGGCGGCGAGGACGGCGCCGAGCACCCCGCCATGATCACGGCCGATCAGCAGGGCAGCGAGGCGGGATTCAACTCCTCCGAGGATCCTTTGGGCGACAACCGGACGCTTAATCCGAACGGTGACTACATGGCTAATTTCGGCGGCACGTCATCCGCTGCGCCCTCCGCGGCCGGCGCGATCGCGGCGATGCTGGGAGTGAATCCGGGTTTGACCTGGCGGGACGTCAAGCACATTCTCGCAACCACGGCCCGAAGAATCGATCCGGGCCGGGCGGAAGTCCGGGCCGCCTTCAAGGGCCAGCCGTACGTCGCCCAGCATGCCTGGCAGGAGAATGCCGCCGGCTATCACTACCACAACTGGTACGGGTTCGGAGCGATCGCGCTTGATGACGCCGTGGCCCTGGCGGCCGACTACACGCCCGACGGTCTGGGGACGTTCGAGGAAACCCGCTGGTTCCCGCCGGACAGCGGCGACCAGCCGCTGCCCATTCCGGATGAAGCGGGCGGCGGCGTTACGGACACGCTCACCGTGAGCGAACTACCCGATTGGGCGAACATCGAGGCCGTCACTCTCGAAATCAGCGTGGACCACAGCTACAGCGCCGATCTGGGCGTAACGATCACTTCACCGGGCGGCACCGAGAGTATCGTGAATCCACCCTTCAATGTTCTGCTGAACCAGTTTCCGGGGCTATTCGAGTGGCGATTGCTGAGCAACGCGTTCTACGGAGAGAACCCGAACGGAGAATGGAAAATCAACGTCGTGGATCTGGCGCCCGACGATACCGGTTCCCTGACATCCTGGCGGCTCCGCTTCCACTACGGAGATCATCCCTGA
- a CDS encoding membrane dipeptidase has product MKQRGGWTVAILMAGLFAGAAGADTEEDLRVLARTIHERVIAIDTHVDIPPDFGTEAYDPARAKPPGQQVDLPGMEQGGLDAAFFIVFVMQRERSEAGYARAIADAFVKYAAIRRMTDVDHSERIGLALTAADVRRIHAEGRRVALIGIENGFSIGRHVNLLDVHYASGARYLGLVHNGHNDIGDSAVPNLALGEPRSEHGGLSEFGRAVIRRANELGIMVDISHASEATAMDAIEASEAPVIASHSAAKGAFAHARNLSDEALLAMRDNGGVVQIVAFDSYLRETPPEKIEAMGALYRDMSLRNAGDFARMSTEQRENYYSRLSEITRMPPRASVKHLADHIDYAVGLIGIDHVGISSDFNGGGGIEGWDNAGETLNVTVELVRRGYSEEQIARLWGGNLLRVMEAVESVAAGLQGE; this is encoded by the coding sequence ATGAAGCAAAGGGGCGGTTGGACCGTAGCGATATTGATGGCGGGATTATTTGCAGGCGCCGCCGGCGCTGATACCGAAGAGGACCTGCGGGTACTTGCACGGACCATCCACGAGCGGGTGATCGCCATCGATACCCACGTGGACATCCCGCCGGATTTCGGCACGGAGGCTTACGATCCGGCGCGGGCCAAGCCGCCCGGCCAGCAGGTGGACCTGCCGGGCATGGAGCAGGGCGGGCTGGATGCGGCGTTCTTCATCGTTTTCGTGATGCAGCGCGAGCGCAGCGAGGCCGGCTACGCCCGCGCGATCGCCGACGCCTTCGTCAAGTACGCGGCCATCCGCAGGATGACCGACGTCGACCACTCCGAACGCATCGGGCTGGCGCTTACCGCCGCGGACGTCCGCCGCATACACGCCGAAGGCCGCCGCGTGGCGCTGATCGGCATCGAGAATGGCTTTTCAATAGGCCGCCACGTGAACCTGCTCGATGTCCACTACGCGTCCGGGGCGCGTTACCTGGGCCTGGTGCACAACGGCCACAACGACATCGGCGATTCCGCCGTCCCCAACCTGGCGCTGGGCGAGCCCAGGTCGGAACATGGCGGACTGAGCGAGTTCGGCCGCGCGGTGATCCGGCGCGCCAACGAACTGGGGATCATGGTGGACATATCCCATGCCTCGGAGGCCACGGCGATGGATGCGATCGAAGCGTCCGAGGCGCCGGTGATCGCCTCGCACTCGGCCGCCAAGGGCGCCTTCGCGCATGCGCGCAACCTGAGCGACGAAGCGCTGCTGGCGATGCGGGACAACGGCGGCGTGGTGCAGATCGTGGCCTTCGATTCCTACCTGCGCGAGACTCCGCCGGAAAAGATCGAGGCCATGGGCGCGCTGTACCGGGACATGAGTCTAAGGAATGCCGGCGATTTCGCCCGCATGTCCACCGAACAGCGTGAAAACTACTACTCGCGCCTGAGTGAAATTACCCGCATGCCGCCCCGCGCGTCGGTGAAGCACCTCGCCGATCACATCGACTACGCGGTCGGGCTGATCGGGATCGACCATGTGGGGATTTCGTCCGATTTCAACGGCGGAGGGGGCATCGAGGGTTGGGACAACGCCGGCGAAACCCTCAACGTTACGGTGGAACTGGTGCGGCGCGGTTACTCCGAGGAGCAGATCGCCAGACTCTGGGGTGGCAACCTGCTCAGGGTGATGGAAGCGGTCGAGTCGGTCGCGGCGGGATTACAGGGGGAGTGA
- a CDS encoding DUF21 domain-containing protein, which translates to MSSDDIPLPALLGIFFLLLALSAFFSGTETALMRVNRYKLRHRAREGHRGAQLAERLLTRPDRLLGLILFGNNLVNFFAAFIWTLLFLRVFGMMGALAGTILLTLIVLVFAEITPKTWAAARPERLALVASRIYHPLQKLLGPIVWSVNLIAGFLVRLTGTRPDRDEGQELTVAELRTLVTESGGRIPNRRRQMLLAVLELEALTIEDIMTPRGEIEGIDLKEEWPEVVRQLRASSHSVLPCYRGQLDNVAGMLHVRKLFQANGSNGLNRRRLENFLETPHYVFEHTSLTRMFSDFRRGGGASSLVVDEYGDIQGLVSVQDLLHEISGGLIGDSSQEADENEVQPDGNGGWLVDAGANIRLLNRRMSWRLPTYGPKTLNGLILDKLGNIPQQGQCLELGGFPMEVLETSENAVDRVRVMQATVPADPPTSATQTGI; encoded by the coding sequence TTGAGTAGCGACGACATCCCACTACCTGCCCTGCTGGGCATCTTCTTTCTGTTGCTGGCCCTGTCGGCCTTTTTCTCCGGCACCGAGACCGCGCTTATGCGGGTCAATCGGTACAAGCTCAGGCATCGCGCCCGCGAAGGGCATCGCGGCGCGCAGCTTGCGGAACGGCTGTTGACCCGGCCCGACCGGCTGCTCGGGCTGATCCTGTTCGGCAACAACCTGGTGAACTTCTTCGCCGCGTTCATCTGGACGCTGCTTTTCCTGCGTGTCTTCGGCATGATGGGTGCGTTGGCCGGAACGATACTGCTGACGCTGATCGTGCTGGTCTTCGCCGAGATCACGCCGAAAACATGGGCGGCGGCGCGGCCGGAAAGACTGGCGCTCGTGGCCAGCCGCATCTACCACCCGCTGCAGAAGCTGCTGGGGCCGATCGTCTGGTCCGTCAACCTGATAGCCGGGTTCCTGGTGCGCCTGACCGGAACGCGCCCGGACAGGGACGAGGGGCAGGAACTCACCGTGGCGGAACTCCGCACGCTGGTTACCGAGTCCGGCGGCCGCATTCCCAACCGCCGCCGGCAGATGCTGCTGGCCGTGCTGGAACTTGAAGCGCTGACCATCGAGGACATCATGACGCCGCGCGGCGAGATCGAGGGCATTGACCTGAAAGAGGAATGGCCGGAGGTCGTGCGACAGCTTCGGGCCAGCAGCCACTCCGTACTCCCGTGCTACCGCGGGCAACTGGACAACGTGGCGGGCATGCTGCACGTGCGCAAGCTGTTTCAGGCCAACGGCTCCAACGGCCTGAATCGCCGCCGTCTCGAGAATTTCCTCGAAACGCCGCACTACGTGTTCGAGCACACCTCGCTTACCCGAATGTTCTCCGACTTTCGCCGCGGCGGCGGCGCAAGCTCCCTGGTCGTGGACGAGTACGGCGACATCCAGGGCCTTGTGAGCGTGCAGGACCTGCTGCACGAAATTTCCGGCGGCCTTATCGGCGACAGTTCGCAGGAAGCGGATGAGAACGAGGTTCAGCCGGACGGCAACGGCGGCTGGCTGGTGGACGCCGGCGCCAACATACGGCTGCTGAACCGCCGCATGAGCTGGCGCCTGCCGACCTATGGCCCCAAGACGCTCAACGGCCTGATCCTGGACAAATTGGGTAATATTCCGCAACAGGGACAATGTCTGGAACTGGGCGGTTTTCCGATGGAAGTGCTGGAAACGTCCGAAAACGCCGTTGATCGCGTGCGCGTCATGCAGGCCACGGTGCCGGCCGATCCCCCGACATCCGCCACACAAACCGGAATCTAG
- a CDS encoding TonB-dependent receptor, producing MKRLSVLSFALSLPLVGVLATAPATAQEEAAEAASGAIDEIVVLGTRRREGRSATDSLVPVDYIGGDDLGSQGPTDMDALLSALVPSYNVDQQAINDAATLIRPARLRGLPPDSTLALVNRKRRHRAAVITFLGNGVADGSQGPDLSAIPAIAIKSVEVLRDGAASQYGSDAIAGVINFTLRDDAEGSTITAKYGTYFEGDGDAVNVAANFGLPLTSNGFANFSFEYKQSDPTDRSVQRTDAQGLVDAGNPYIPDPNYPHVFHPNVMVWGAPEFEYDYKMFANLGLDLGGGREAYAFGNFAKRKMEGGFYFRNPHTRSGVFAGPEVTIDGVTYDTVKVADLSPGGILDDHACPPIRIMNNVANPGDIAAVEADPDCFSFISAFPGGFVPRFGGILTDYSAAFGVRGDLIGDWSFDASAVFGVNDVDFTMRHTINPQLLAKLPHGQRTEIPINYFPGSYTQTDYTVNFDVTRDMTIGDLPAHIAMGVEHRREKFKVESGDENSWFLDDSPGGLAQQGFGIGSNGFTGFGPRLAGEFGRNSYAAYGDVEVEVTDTFTFQVAGRYEDHADIGNTFDGKVAGRLDVSETVSLRAAASTGFRAPTVGQANILNVTTAFTGGMLADEATLPPTHPAAAIVGAQPLTPEEAVNLTVGAVIQLDALDITVDYFNIEVEDRIARSSEKILSAANIQQLLAAGVADAQAFTAVRFYTNNFTTTTQGIDLVATYPLDFGMGETNLSLAANWTDTTVDERDPDVINDKRVTQLEGNTPSNRFTLSFSHSQDRWDLLARVRYYGGYEEFTLDDGSNYFDVDASTVVDVEVGYQFNDAVRLIVGAENILDEYPEERSNTSGLIWPDTSPFGYNGGYYYLRAVWDF from the coding sequence ATGAAACGTCTTTCAGTACTTTCCTTCGCCCTTTCCCTGCCGCTCGTCGGCGTCCTTGCAACGGCTCCGGCCACGGCCCAGGAGGAGGCAGCAGAGGCTGCCTCCGGCGCGATTGACGAAATCGTGGTGCTGGGAACGCGCCGCCGCGAAGGACGGTCGGCGACGGATTCGCTGGTGCCGGTCGATTACATCGGCGGCGACGATCTCGGCAGTCAGGGACCGACCGACATGGACGCCCTGCTTTCGGCCCTGGTGCCTTCCTACAACGTGGATCAGCAGGCCATCAACGACGCGGCCACGCTGATCCGGCCGGCGCGGCTACGCGGCCTGCCTCCCGATTCGACCCTCGCGCTGGTCAATCGCAAGCGCCGCCATCGCGCCGCGGTCATCACCTTTCTCGGCAACGGCGTGGCCGACGGCTCGCAGGGTCCCGATCTCTCCGCGATCCCGGCCATTGCGATCAAGAGCGTCGAAGTCCTGCGCGACGGAGCGGCGTCGCAATACGGTTCGGACGCCATCGCGGGCGTGATCAACTTCACGCTCAGGGACGACGCCGAAGGGAGCACGATCACCGCGAAATACGGAACCTACTTCGAAGGCGATGGCGACGCCGTAAACGTCGCGGCCAACTTCGGGCTTCCGCTCACCTCCAACGGATTCGCGAATTTCAGCTTCGAGTACAAGCAGTCCGACCCCACCGACCGCTCGGTGCAGCGCACCGACGCCCAGGGCCTGGTGGACGCAGGCAACCCGTACATCCCGGATCCGAACTATCCGCATGTGTTCCATCCCAACGTCATGGTGTGGGGCGCGCCGGAATTCGAGTACGACTACAAGATGTTCGCCAATCTCGGGCTCGATCTCGGTGGCGGGCGCGAGGCCTACGCGTTCGGAAACTTCGCCAAGCGCAAGATGGAAGGCGGGTTCTACTTCCGTAATCCGCACACCCGCAGCGGCGTCTTCGCCGGTCCCGAAGTCACGATTGACGGCGTAACGTACGACACCGTGAAGGTCGCCGACCTGTCCCCCGGAGGGATTCTGGACGACCACGCATGCCCGCCCATTCGCATCATGAACAATGTGGCCAATCCCGGCGACATTGCCGCGGTTGAGGCCGACCCCGATTGCTTCTCCTTCATTTCGGCGTTTCCCGGCGGCTTCGTTCCAAGGTTCGGCGGCATTCTGACCGACTACTCCGCGGCATTCGGGGTTCGAGGCGACTTGATCGGCGACTGGTCGTTCGACGCCAGCGCCGTGTTCGGCGTGAACGATGTCGACTTCACGATGCGCCACACCATCAACCCGCAACTGCTGGCCAAGCTGCCGCACGGCCAGCGGACGGAAATCCCGATCAATTACTTCCCGGGCTCGTACACGCAAACCGACTACACGGTTAACTTCGACGTCACCAGGGACATGACGATCGGCGATCTGCCCGCGCATATCGCGATGGGCGTAGAGCACCGCCGGGAGAAATTCAAGGTGGAAAGCGGCGACGAGAACTCCTGGTTCCTCGACGACAGCCCCGGAGGGCTGGCCCAGCAGGGCTTCGGAATCGGGTCCAACGGGTTCACCGGTTTCGGGCCGCGGCTGGCCGGCGAGTTCGGCCGCAACAGCTACGCCGCCTATGGGGACGTGGAAGTCGAAGTTACCGACACGTTCACGTTCCAGGTGGCCGGCCGCTACGAGGACCATGCCGATATCGGCAACACCTTCGACGGCAAGGTGGCGGGGCGTCTTGACGTAAGCGAAACGGTCTCCCTGCGCGCGGCGGCCAGCACCGGGTTCCGCGCGCCGACGGTGGGCCAGGCGAACATCCTGAACGTGACCACGGCATTTACCGGCGGCATGCTCGCCGATGAGGCCACCTTGCCGCCCACCCACCCGGCGGCCGCCATCGTGGGCGCTCAGCCGCTCACGCCGGAAGAAGCCGTGAACCTCACCGTGGGCGCGGTCATCCAGCTGGACGCGCTCGACATCACGGTGGACTATTTCAACATCGAGGTCGAGGACAGGATCGCAAGAAGCTCGGAGAAAATCCTTTCAGCAGCCAATATTCAACAGCTGCTGGCCGCGGGAGTGGCCGATGCCCAGGCCTTTACCGCAGTGCGGTTCTACACCAACAACTTCACCACTACCACCCAGGGCATCGACCTGGTCGCCACCTATCCCCTGGACTTCGGCATGGGCGAGACGAATCTGAGCCTGGCGGCCAACTGGACCGATACCACGGTGGACGAGCGCGACCCGGACGTGATCAACGACAAGCGGGTCACCCAACTGGAGGGGAATACGCCCTCCAACCGCTTTACGCTTTCCTTCAGTCACTCGCAGGACCGCTGGGACCTGCTGGCCCGCGTGCGCTACTACGGCGGCTACGAAGAGTTCACGCTCGATGACGGCAGCAATTACTTCGACGTGGACGCGAGCACCGTCGTGGACGTCGAGGTCGGCTACCAGTTCAATGACGCCGTGCGTTTGATCGTGGGCGCGGAGAACATTCTCGACGAGTATCCCGAGGAGCGGTCCAATACTTCCGGGCTCATCTGGCCGGACACCTCGCCCTTTGGGTACAACGGCGGTTACTACTACCTGAGAGCCGTCTGGGACTTCTAG
- a CDS encoding M24 family metallopeptidase, which translates to MITRRNVLKTGIGAAGAAGAAAALAAPAPAAAAELRPNNLAERVKRVRAGPLMNLEQAYRVMEEEQLDGLVLAEPINVFHLTGHWGSLAKMGYPAPAYALLSKDQRQAPGLVMAQFIYYYTYADGYFDFPLQTWLFSGWDRRLQNDDSSGQPGGEPPANPAYIFEDKGEVDLREIEVRRRSTLHAALSEHKLSADARWALVNAVKGMGLDRGRIGVDHVVVNAIFETAGLDAVPVYADRSLRRIRAIKSPREIELMTFSAQANAEAALVAARAARAGATYQELRAAFFSEAAKRGNLGVFMQVDTIGAETGDGEFHEGQAFQIDCVSHGFHYHGDYGRTVFLGEPSRSMKQATDAIALGWDAIMEALRPGLRYSEIRPIGMEAIRKAGHDLDVAFTPHSVGLMHTDDPGRADSPFYVKEDVVLAENMIISIDCPVRNVGLGGSAHLEDLTLITADGGVQINDIGDRVIVV; encoded by the coding sequence ATGATTACGCGGCGCAATGTGCTGAAGACCGGGATCGGCGCGGCGGGAGCTGCCGGCGCTGCTGCGGCGCTCGCGGCCCCGGCGCCCGCAGCGGCGGCGGAACTCAGGCCCAACAATCTTGCCGAGCGCGTCAAGCGTGTGCGCGCGGGGCCGCTGATGAACCTGGAGCAGGCCTACCGGGTGATGGAAGAGGAACAACTCGACGGCCTGGTGCTGGCCGAGCCGATCAATGTCTTCCATCTCACCGGCCACTGGGGGTCGCTGGCGAAGATGGGCTACCCGGCGCCAGCATATGCGCTGCTTTCGAAGGACCAGCGTCAGGCGCCCGGCCTGGTGATGGCTCAGTTCATCTACTACTACACGTACGCCGACGGCTATTTCGACTTTCCGCTGCAGACATGGCTGTTTTCCGGGTGGGACCGGCGCCTGCAGAACGACGACAGTAGCGGACAGCCGGGTGGGGAGCCTCCGGCGAACCCGGCCTATATCTTCGAGGACAAGGGCGAGGTCGATCTGCGCGAGATTGAAGTGCGCCGGCGCAGCACGCTGCACGCTGCCCTGTCGGAACACAAGCTCAGCGCGGATGCGCGATGGGCGCTGGTCAATGCTGTCAAGGGCATGGGTCTGGACCGCGGCCGGATCGGCGTGGATCACGTGGTCGTAAACGCGATATTCGAGACCGCGGGACTGGATGCCGTTCCGGTTTACGCGGACCGGTCCCTGAGGCGCATCCGGGCGATCAAGTCGCCGCGCGAAATTGAATTGATGACCTTCTCGGCACAGGCCAATGCCGAGGCCGCTCTTGTGGCGGCCCGGGCGGCCCGCGCCGGTGCCACCTACCAGGAACTACGGGCCGCGTTCTTTTCCGAGGCCGCAAAGCGCGGCAACCTGGGCGTGTTCATGCAGGTGGATACGATCGGCGCGGAAACCGGCGACGGCGAGTTTCACGAAGGACAGGCGTTTCAGATCGATTGCGTCAGCCACGGTTTTCACTACCACGGCGATTACGGTCGCACCGTCTTCCTGGGCGAACCCTCACGTTCCATGAAGCAAGCCACGGACGCGATCGCGCTGGGTTGGGACGCGATCATGGAAGCGCTGCGTCCCGGATTGCGCTATTCCGAGATCCGCCCCATCGGAATGGAAGCGATCAGGAAGGCCGGCCACGACCTGGATGTGGCGTTCACGCCGCACAGCGTGGGCCTGATGCACACCGACGATCCCGGGCGGGCCGACAGCCCGTTCTACGTCAAGGAAGACGTGGTGCTGGCGGAAAACATGATCATCAGCATTGACTGCCCGGTGCGCAACGTGGGCCTGGGCGGTTCCGCCCACCTGGAAGACCTGACGCTGATCACCGCCGATGGCGGCGTTCAGATCAACGACATCGGCGACCGCGTGATCGTCGTTTGA
- a CDS encoding VOC family protein — protein MAVHYIPEGYGSVTPYMVVEDVDQLVDFLTAAFGAEEKERVPNQDGKTGHAEVLIGDSYVMMGRAQEDFPALPCMLYIYVPDTDASYAQALKAGAQSFQEPQDMFYGDRNAVVTDPTGNTWCIATHQETLSPEELAKRAEENMR, from the coding sequence ATGGCTGTGCATTACATTCCGGAGGGTTACGGTTCGGTAACGCCGTACATGGTCGTTGAAGACGTGGACCAACTCGTGGACTTCCTCACGGCGGCATTCGGCGCCGAGGAAAAGGAGCGGGTCCCCAACCAGGACGGCAAGACGGGGCACGCGGAGGTCCTGATCGGCGACTCGTACGTAATGATGGGCAGGGCGCAGGAGGATTTCCCGGCGCTGCCCTGCATGCTCTACATTTATGTGCCGGACACCGACGCCAGCTACGCGCAGGCGCTCAAGGCGGGGGCACAGTCCTTTCAGGAGCCGCAGGACATGTTCTACGGCGACCGCAACGCCGTCGTAACGGACCCGACCGGCAACACCTGGTGCATCGCGACGCACCAGGAAACCCTTTCGCCGGAAGAGCTGGCGAAGCGAGCCGAGGAAAACATGCGCTAG
- a CDS encoding exodeoxyribonuclease VII small subunit, with protein sequence MSDEKATEGVQGLEQALKDLEQIVINLEKGDLPLAEAIRQFERGVELTRRCQQVLKEAEQKVQVLSDGMLEDVDPKTLRKPDGENGGGGSLPL encoded by the coding sequence ATGAGTGACGAGAAAGCGACCGAAGGCGTCCAGGGCCTGGAGCAGGCGCTCAAGGACCTGGAGCAGATCGTCATCAACCTGGAAAAGGGCGACCTGCCCCTGGCCGAGGCGATCAGGCAGTTCGAACGAGGGGTGGAGCTGACGCGCCGTTGCCAGCAGGTGCTCAAGGAAGCCGAGCAGAAGGTTCAGGTCCTGAGCGATGGAATGCTGGAGGACGTCGACCCCAAGACGCTCAGGAAACCGGACGGCGAAAACGGCGGAGGCGGATCACTCCCCCTGTAA